The Hymenobacter baengnokdamensis genome includes a region encoding these proteins:
- a CDS encoding S49 family peptidase: MRHPYAINVADYQLLSQLMRGAWLMELGAAQGYLPLLNQLRAGNFEPAAALFKGQKKKNAPYAVALTLEPGAQVHKASKYSSFDEAPQGSVAVIPVQGPMMQQDFCGSLGTQTLSRLTQEADAHPNIVAHVFVFDTPGGTVAGTENFSNTIAATQKPAVGYVQSMVASAGYWSISGTNHIMLSGLTSQVGSIGTMLQYTDSSKADKKAGFVDKMVRADASSDKNEAYLQLLAGNDQPIKDQLLNPLNEVFLNAVRQNRAGKLPSGKNAENVLSGKVYLATDAVDFGLADSIGCFEQAVQLALDMASDPKAGTPSNTPNSQTKMNFKPSWGALRALVGLSATAAPSTPLTEASVEELNAKAQEQADQLVAANGLVATLTTERDTAVATIKAKETELATSAGNLAAANTKVGELEAQVAKYGKQAGAVPTNPLNPSSQEGDTTPPVNPIVDPNAAHNRAAAAYGL, translated from the coding sequence TTGAGGCACCCTTATGCTATCAATGTGGCCGATTATCAACTACTATCCCAATTAATGCGGGGCGCCTGGCTCATGGAGCTGGGCGCCGCCCAGGGCTATCTGCCCCTGCTTAACCAGCTGCGCGCCGGCAATTTCGAGCCAGCGGCGGCCCTGTTTAAAGGCCAGAAAAAGAAAAACGCGCCCTACGCCGTCGCCCTGACCCTGGAGCCCGGCGCCCAGGTGCACAAGGCCAGCAAGTACAGCTCGTTTGACGAGGCGCCCCAGGGCTCCGTGGCCGTCATTCCGGTGCAGGGCCCAATGATGCAGCAGGACTTTTGCGGCTCACTGGGCACTCAGACGCTCAGTCGCCTGACCCAGGAAGCCGATGCCCACCCCAACATCGTGGCGCACGTGTTCGTCTTCGACACGCCCGGCGGCACGGTGGCCGGCACCGAGAATTTCAGCAACACCATTGCCGCCACCCAGAAGCCCGCCGTGGGCTACGTGCAGAGCATGGTGGCCAGCGCCGGCTACTGGAGCATTTCGGGTACCAACCACATCATGCTCAGCGGGCTTACCAGCCAGGTGGGCAGCATTGGCACGATGCTTCAGTACACCGACTCCAGCAAGGCCGACAAGAAGGCGGGCTTCGTGGACAAAATGGTGCGCGCTGACGCCAGCAGCGACAAAAATGAGGCGTATCTGCAACTGCTGGCCGGCAACGACCAGCCGATTAAGGACCAGCTGCTGAACCCCTTAAACGAGGTTTTCCTCAACGCCGTGCGCCAGAACCGCGCCGGCAAGCTGCCCAGCGGCAAAAACGCCGAAAACGTGCTCAGCGGCAAGGTTTACCTGGCCACTGATGCCGTGGACTTCGGCCTGGCCGACTCTATCGGCTGCTTTGAGCAGGCCGTGCAGCTGGCCCTCGACATGGCTTCCGACCCGAAAGCGGGTACCCCAAGCAACACCCCAAACTCCCAAACTAAGATGAATTTTAAACCATCCTGGGGCGCCCTGCGCGCCCTGGTAGGGCTATCGGCTACGGCCGCGCCCTCCACCCCGCTGACTGAGGCCAGCGTGGAAGAACTCAACGCCAAAGCCCAGGAGCAGGCTGACCAGCTGGTGGCCGCCAATGGCCTCGTGGCCACGCTCACCACCGAGCGCGACACGGCCGTGGCCACCATCAAGGCGAAGGAAACGGAGCTGGCCACATCGGCCGGCAACCTGGCCGCGGCCAACACCAAAGTGGGCGAGCTGGAGGCTCAGGTGGCCAAGTACGGCAAGCAGGCCGGCGCGGTACCGACCAACCCCCTCAACCCGAGCAGTCAGGAAGGCGACACGACGCCCCCCGTCAACCCCATCGTGGACCCCAACGCAGCTCACAACCGCGCTGCTGCTGCCTACGGCCTCTAG